CCATCGTGCAGTGGATCGAGGGCTGGTACAACCGCGAACGCATGCACACCAGCCTGGACGATCTCAGTCCGGTTGAATTTGAGGAACGCTTGTTGCTGGAATCTATCTAAACGAGTGTCAACGAAAACGGGGGATCATCAGATGCTTTCTGTACAGCACAAAGTACACCCAAGATGAGGAGGTGGTGAAGGACAAGTTGCTAGGGCGGTTTCTGTGGGATGAGCAGTGCACAGTATACGAAATCGTCCCTGAGTACACGATAAACTTGCCAAATACCAATACTCCAGCGATTGCATACTTTTATCCTTGGACTTCCCACGGTACGTCCGGTTTGGAGACTGACTTTCTCGTTTGCGACTGCCCCAACTTGGGCGACCCGGCCATGAATGGCCCCATCGTGAACGTCTTCGACATAGTACAGGCGGTCAACGTGGCTTTTAGAGCTGGCTCGCCGACGCACGATCTTCAATGTTTTGCCCGAACGGATGTTGACTGCAGTGGCATAACGAACGTGTTCGACGTCTATCGTTTTGTGGAAGTCGCTTTTAGAGGTGGGAACAAGGATCTTCTGTTTTGTAGCCCCTGCGAGTGACCCAAGACAGGTCAGCATCACAGGGAGGGAGGGAGCATGAGACAATCTATGCTACTGGTCCTGCTAAGTGTTTGGTTAGCCAAGGCGGGCACGACTGCGGCAGGAGACGCGATTATCTGCGACTCAAGGCAAATTCCACTTGGAGCCAGTACCGCGGAGATTGGAGTCTGGGTAGAGAACGACATTGCACTTAATGCAATCATCATTCCTCTGGAATTCCGCAGTCTTGGAACGGAAGCTTACGTTGCGGATACGCTCTTTGTCGCAGTCCAAGGCAGGCTGACGAATTGGGGTGAAGAGGGCTCCGGGATAGTCGTGATCCAATACTTTCAAGATCGTGGGTATTTTGATTTCATGCACACCTGCGGCGAAGATGACGGCGTTTGGGAACCGGTTGCCGTCATCACCGAATTCGAGAGTCCCGATGCGGTAACCATCGTTGCACTTGGGATCGAACCCGCCACGCTCAGTCCCGGAGCGGACACAATGCCTTCGATCAGTATCAAGTTTGGAATCTTGAATGAAGTTGGAGCATTCCAGATTGACACAACCTGCACGCCGCCGGACAATCACTTGCTGTTTTATCAGTTCGCAGGAGGAGATGATAACGCCGTCACTCCTGCATTCAGCAAAGGAGAGATCGAAATCTGCTGCTCCTGCGACTGCCATGCCGATCCGTATTGCGACACGGTGTACAACGTCTTCGACGTCGTCAAGATCAGTCAGGTCGTCAACCAGGGCTACCCTGAGCCGGACGATCCGAATCCGTGCTGTCCGTATCACACGACAGATGTTGACTGCGACGATGACACCGACCAGACGGATTTGGACAAGATGGCGGCCGTCTGCTTTTACGCCGCCGACCCGGACACGACATTCTGCCATCCGTGTCAGTAATGGGCTGCGCGTTATTTGTCAGTTGACTCTTGGGCTCCCGAAATTTCTTGTCTTGTAGAGGTAGGTGCCGCGATCGGTGATGAGCCGGAATGCCCCTTGACGCCGCGTTGGGCTTGGGCGGAAGGCGGCGATGACCCATCACTCCACCATTCGATTATCTGCCAAGTGTCATGGGAGCTGCCGCGCATTCCAACAACTCGCGCTCAGACAAGCCCTTACCGGCGAAATCGCTTGACAGGGCGCTTTCAAAGTCGATAATGTCCGCCGCGCCCGGTCGCCTCTTCCCGACGACCGGGCGGATTGTCATT
The sequence above is drawn from the Candidatus Zixiibacteriota bacterium genome and encodes:
- a CDS encoding IS3 family transposase gives rise to the protein IVQWIEGWYNRERMHTSLDDLSPVEFEERLLLESI